In a genomic window of Rubripirellula tenax:
- a CDS encoding lysophospholipid acyltransferase family protein has product MASTRVNDSSDGVPVVPGWFQDGFHRFLKPYLGRHFHAVAVDRDSRSGASVCNGEPLVVFGNHPSWWDPLVAHYLNRTLFPERQFFAPIDASALAQYKVFGKLGFYGVELNHASGAAAFLKTSKRILDTPNTAIWMTPEGRFCDARDDTAPLMPGLAHLCSKRSGGWALPLALEYVFWDERLPVCMARLGEPIRIGDHVGIDKAAWNELLTAALRENQSRLSQSSIIRSSEPFDNVLSGRRGAGGTYDFFRRIKSWATGKRFRAQHGNQFE; this is encoded by the coding sequence ATGGCATCAACCCGCGTGAATGATTCAAGCGACGGTGTGCCCGTTGTTCCGGGTTGGTTCCAAGACGGATTTCACCGCTTCCTGAAACCCTATCTCGGTCGGCATTTCCACGCCGTCGCGGTTGATCGAGATTCAAGATCCGGTGCAAGCGTTTGTAACGGCGAACCGCTTGTCGTGTTTGGCAACCATCCGTCTTGGTGGGACCCGTTGGTCGCGCATTACTTGAACCGGACGCTGTTCCCCGAACGCCAGTTTTTCGCGCCGATCGATGCGTCGGCCTTGGCTCAATACAAAGTGTTTGGGAAGCTGGGTTTCTATGGTGTCGAGTTGAATCACGCCAGCGGCGCGGCTGCGTTTTTGAAAACGAGTAAGCGAATTCTCGATACGCCCAACACCGCCATTTGGATGACACCCGAAGGCCGGTTCTGTGATGCTCGCGATGACACGGCGCCGCTGATGCCGGGGCTGGCGCACCTGTGCTCGAAGCGTTCGGGCGGTTGGGCTTTGCCGTTGGCACTCGAGTACGTTTTCTGGGACGAGCGATTGCCCGTTTGCATGGCCCGGCTCGGCGAACCGATCCGAATTGGCGATCACGTCGGCATCGACAAAGCGGCTTGGAACGAATTGTTGACCGCGGCTTTGCGAGAAAACCAAAGCCGACTGTCACAGTCGTCCATCATTCGATCCAGCGAACCGTTTGACAACGTGTTGTCCGGTCGCCGCGGTGCCGGAGGAACATATGACTTTTTTCGGCGAATCAAATCTTGGGCAACCGGAAAACGCTTTCGCGCCCAACACGGAAACCAGTTCGAATGA
- a CDS encoding DUF533 domain-containing protein, whose product MTQWRHAPGRYSGHTLLEHYGESERSMDAVKILGGLLSQRAARTGGNGAVLGQILNGIADSNAGDHPRQQRQRHDDAVDPRLADPRLADPRQVDPRFDPRFQQPFQDIVRDGVHRHHRGGGRLAPQASQWVQRPEYQPPTVRHAPQPRHGDHHHDHHSGLGYHRRAEILIEAMVMAAQSDGRIDKLEQDRIVDQLQPLDPDEVAFLRREFGRRHDVHAFIHDLPRGMEYEVYQVSLMAIDVDTQLEANYLREFAKCLRIDPQVCNQIHRRCGAVCLW is encoded by the coding sequence ATGACTCAATGGCGACACGCGCCAGGCCGATACAGTGGCCACACTCTTCTTGAACACTACGGTGAATCGGAGCGATCGATGGACGCAGTCAAGATACTCGGCGGTTTGCTCAGCCAGCGAGCAGCGCGCACCGGCGGCAATGGCGCCGTCCTGGGACAAATCCTCAACGGAATCGCAGACTCCAATGCCGGTGATCATCCCCGCCAGCAACGTCAACGCCATGACGACGCTGTTGATCCCAGGCTAGCTGATCCCAGGCTAGCTGATCCGCGCCAGGTCGATCCGCGGTTCGATCCTCGATTTCAACAACCCTTTCAAGACATCGTCCGCGACGGCGTTCATCGCCACCACCGAGGTGGCGGCCGGCTCGCACCGCAGGCGAGCCAGTGGGTGCAACGTCCCGAGTATCAACCGCCGACCGTTCGCCATGCTCCACAACCGCGGCACGGCGACCACCACCATGATCACCACAGCGGCCTGGGGTATCACCGCCGCGCCGAAATCTTGATCGAAGCGATGGTAATGGCCGCACAATCCGACGGACGAATCGACAAACTCGAACAGGATCGTATCGTCGACCAACTTCAACCGCTCGACCCGGATGAGGTGGCGTTCCTGAGGCGAGAGTTCGGGCGACGTCACGATGTCCATGCCTTCATCCATGATCTGCCGCGCGGCATGGAATACGAGGTTTACCAGGTTTCGTTGATGGCGATCGACGTCGATACTCAATTGGAAGCGAACTACCTACGCGAGTTCGCGAAGTGCTTGCGAATCGACCCTCAGGTGTGCAATCAAATCCACCGCCGTTGTGGTGCGGTATGCTTGTGGTAG